A DNA window from bacterium contains the following coding sequences:
- a CDS encoding helix-turn-helix domain-containing protein has protein sequence MSPVELLNDRQVHEMTGLACISLRRARCEGWREGHAANDLPYVKLGRSVRYKRSDVEAWIERHTITPMPTEK, from the coding sequence ATGAGTCCCGTTGAACTATTGAATGATCGTCAGGTGCATGAGATGACCGGTCTCGCCTGTATCTCGTTGCGGAGGGCCCGGTGCGAAGGCTGGCGAGAAGGCCACGCGGCGAACGACCTCCCCTACGTCAAGCTGGGAAGGAGTGTTCGGTACAAGCGCAGCGATGTTGAGGCTTGGATTGAACGGCACACCATCACGCCCATGCCCACAGAGAAGTAG